In Candidatus Margulisiibacteriota bacterium, the genomic window CTGCGGAATTTTGCTGTGGCAGGTCAGCATAACGCGAATACATTTGCGCAGGCTGCCCGGCACATCGATCTCGTAACCGCAGAGCATCGGCACGGTTTTCCAGCTCAGCCGCCGCGCCGCCACCGCCGGAAACTGCGCGTTTAGATCCACCGTCACCGAAAAATAAATATTGACAATGTCCTTGATTTTTATTTTATTTTCCTGAATGACCGCCAGCAAAAGCTCTGTCGTCGCGCTCTCTATGGCTTCGGCTGTGTTACGCTCTACCGTGATCGCGCCGCGCACCGAGCGGCATGCTGTGCCCATATTTTAAAAACTTATCCCCAGCGCGATCTGCGCGTCCAGCAGACTTTGCTGGAAATAGCCCGGGACATAAATATGCTGGGTGCCGATCGACGGCTCGATAAACAGCCACAAAATATAACTCGGAAAACCCAAACTGGCATAAGCGCCCTGCACCGGCACACGTCCCTCGATCGGCGCGCCAACACCATTTAACCGCGCCTCGCCGTCCACATCGACAGCGCCGTTCTGCGTGCCGGCATGAATAGTCGGATTGGCGAACAGGCCGAGCACCGGCACGAGATTTAAGCCCGGGATCGAAAATTTAGCGTAAGCGCCCACGCGAGTTAGATTTAATTTTAGACTGCCGTCGTAAGGCACGCCCTGATAATTGCCTTTGCTTTTAAGCTCCGGCCATTCGTAAACCGCACCTTCCAGACCGGCCTCCAGCAGCAGCGGTATGACCTGCAGGCCAAATCCGGCGCCCAGACCGTAGCCAGCCACGCCAGCCTGCCCCTGCAAACGCACCGCAGAAAAGCCCAAAGAAAACACGCACAAAATCAAAAGTATTTTTTTCATCTTACCCTCCTACAAAGTAATTTTACACCTTTATCGGCAAATCATAAAGCGGGATTTTAGGCTCGCGCGGCGGCCATTTCCTCAGCGGAGGAGATCAATTTTTCCAGCTGCGCATTGTTAAAATATTTGTCCCGCACCAAACGCAGCAATTTCAGTCCGAGCTTATAATTTTTTCTGGCGCAAAGCACCGTGCCATAAAAGAAATACAACTCCGCCTTGAATTCCGCCAATAATTCCGCGGCGCAAAAACTCAAACCGTTTTTCGATTTGGCATAGACCATCTGCAGAACGCGTTCACACTCGTCAAATTTCTGCTGAAAAAAAAGATTTTTGCCCAGACGCAAAAAAGGTGTCAGATCATATTTATCGCCCAGCCTGCTGATCCAGGCGTAGCAGTATTTTTCCGCTTGCGCGTAATTTTCTCTTTTCTGCAAAATGTCAATAAAATCGCCGTAAATCAAGCTCAGCGGCAGGCATTTGACATTTTTTTTCCCCTGCAGGTACAGCTCGATAGTCCGCTCCATCTGGCGGACTAATTCCGGCATAGCGCAGTCGTCTTGCGTGGAATAAGTCCGCGCATAATTATAATGGCAGGCCAGATCGTCAGGATTTTCGGCCAGCGCTTTTTGGACGATCGCAAAATTGCGTTTAAATCTTTCCGGATCCGGCTGATGATAACCATAATGCAAAAGCGCCACGCCGCTGCTATAAAGAGTCTCGCCGTCTTTTTCCGTGATGCGTTCATGCAGAGTGTGTCTGAACCAAATATCCCGCCGGTTGCGCAGCAGCCGGCCGTGCGTATGCAGACGAAAGCCAGCGTATTTTTGCCCGCCGCGCAGTTCTTTCTCCGCATCCGTTTTTTCACAATCGTAGATCAAGACCGTGTAGACATTTTGCTCCGGCGGCTGTGCGGCCAAAATTTTCTTGAGTTTCCGCGCGGAGCCTGGCCGCAAAATTTCGTCATCGTCCAGAATCAAAATCCAGTCACCCGTCGCGTGTTTCAGCGACTCATTGCGCGCCGCGGCAAAATCATCGCGCCACTGAAAAAAATAAATTTTATCCGTGTATTTTCTGGCAATCTCCACAGTGTTATCCCGTGAACCGGTGTCCACCACAATAATTTCGTCAGCGGCTTTTTGAACTGAATCCAAACACAGGGCTAGATTTTCCGCAGCGTCACGGACGATCAAGCAGACCGAGAGTGTGGGCGGGCGCGTCTTTTTGGCTTTAGCAGGCATGATGTCCCCTTTACTTAAAGAATACCCAAAATTTTGGAGATTATACACGGACAATAATCTAGCCGTTTTCGTTTTATTAAGCGTTTTTCCCATCCGCTATCGGCAGTTTAATTAAATATTACAGACCACATCAAATACATTGTAAAGCAATATTTTCCATTTGCTCACAATAAGCCTGTAAATAACCATGTATCCCATCTACGGCACTGTCCACAAAAAATCCCTGCTCCTGAAAATCGTCATACTCGCGTTCATTTTCATAAAGCTGTTTAAGCCGCTCTAGCGTTTCCGCGTTATCTTTTCCGCGTTCAAACCATAAAATAGCTTGCGGATTTATAATTCCCGGCTCCGGATCGCTACTGTAACCATTGTACACGGGAATACAACCAGCA contains:
- the aroH gene encoding chorismate mutase, which gives rise to MGTACRSVRGAITVERNTAEAIESATTELLLAVIQENKIKIKDIVNIYFSVTVDLNAQFPAVAARRLSWKTVPMLCGYEIDVPGSLRKCIRVMLTCHSKIPQAKIKHQYLAGAEILRPDLVK
- a CDS encoding glycosyltransferase family 2 protein translates to MPAKAKKTRPPTLSVCLIVRDAAENLALCLDSVQKAADEIIVVDTGSRDNTVEIARKYTDKIYFFQWRDDFAAARNESLKHATGDWILILDDDEILRPGSARKLKKILAAQPPEQNVYTVLIYDCEKTDAEKELRGGQKYAGFRLHTHGRLLRNRRDIWFRHTLHERITEKDGETLYSSGVALLHYGYHQPDPERFKRNFAIVQKALAENPDDLACHYNYARTYSTQDDCAMPELVRQMERTIELYLQGKKNVKCLPLSLIYGDFIDILQKRENYAQAEKYCYAWISRLGDKYDLTPFLRLGKNLFFQQKFDECERVLQMVYAKSKNGLSFCAAELLAEFKAELYFFYGTVLCARKNYKLGLKLLRLVRDKYFNNAQLEKLISSAEEMAAARA